A region from the Riemerella anatipestifer genome encodes:
- a CDS encoding TonB-dependent receptor, which yields MMLFFSTVLNAQLYFIEGQVRDLHDNTPLANAKISINGKLIITSDTQGNFSFSYKKGTHHLLATHLDCEPFTKKIILDRNIKINIFLEHHTNEIETVVVHGIHKKSGTAVIKTLEQSFLEQKTTENLGNILSEISGVNSIKTGNNISKPVIQGLYGSRVLVMNNGIKMAEQEWGIEHAPSVDPNAFDHIDVVKGASALKYGGDAIGGVILLESPKHPKKDTLMGKVALSGISNGKGLALNTDITKTWQNGWALRTQGSAKKLGDLETPNYSLQNTGADENAFHFSLQKREYEYGITAKYSFINQNFGIYKGAHISNARNFADAINNGQSYFTGNFGYKIENPKQEVSHHIAKLEAYKRLGKLGKFTLEYAFQQNHRFEYDIRRGAYNDKPATDLLLTTQSLALYHLLERPNWQWETGLSGNYQVNFPDPKTERSRLIPDYHRYDTGAFSIFKYQKNLWKWEAALRYDMNFYDVYKYYLNKDWAAYNQAFQQFVIESKGVKTLVRPKLYYHNISASLGMEYQPTRFLTTKFNLIRNSRSPNVAELFADGLHHAAAIIEKGDMIIKNEETYQAHLSIGIKASVLNGFKLNLNPYYFTSDSFINQTPNGVESTIRGNFPVWQYQQIKAKMYGIDIDSELNITPKLQWNGAMSYVYGQDLTHKEPLILMPPMQIKNALRYDSKGKKPWHIQIENLVVFKQKRFPMRLLSYDVYENNTITKEWLDISTPPAGYQIWNLNAGAKLTRNIQLNLSVNNIFNTTYREYLNRLRFFSDALGRNIIFTCQFNF from the coding sequence ATGATGCTGTTTTTCAGCACCGTTCTAAATGCACAGCTTTACTTCATAGAAGGACAGGTAAGAGATTTGCACGACAATACACCTTTGGCTAATGCCAAAATAAGTATTAACGGAAAACTCATTATCACTTCTGATACTCAAGGAAATTTTAGTTTTTCTTACAAAAAAGGCACTCATCATCTTTTGGCAACTCACTTAGATTGTGAACCTTTCACTAAAAAGATAATACTTGATAGAAATATTAAAATCAATATTTTCCTTGAACATCATACTAATGAAATAGAAACCGTAGTAGTACATGGCATTCATAAAAAGTCAGGGACAGCGGTTATCAAAACATTAGAACAGTCTTTTTTAGAGCAAAAAACTACCGAAAATTTAGGCAATATATTGTCTGAAATTTCTGGAGTAAATAGTATTAAAACAGGGAATAACATTTCTAAACCTGTTATACAAGGGCTTTACGGTAGTAGAGTATTAGTGATGAACAACGGCATCAAAATGGCAGAACAAGAATGGGGCATAGAACACGCTCCTAGCGTGGACCCCAACGCTTTTGACCATATAGATGTTGTAAAGGGAGCATCTGCACTAAAGTATGGTGGAGATGCCATAGGTGGCGTTATACTACTAGAAAGCCCTAAACACCCTAAGAAAGACACCCTTATGGGTAAAGTAGCTTTATCAGGCATCAGCAACGGTAAAGGCTTAGCTCTGAATACGGATATTACAAAGACTTGGCAAAACGGTTGGGCTTTGCGTACGCAAGGTTCTGCCAAAAAGCTAGGAGATTTGGAAACACCCAATTATAGTTTACAAAATACAGGTGCAGATGAAAACGCCTTCCACTTTTCCCTACAAAAAAGGGAATACGAATACGGAATCACGGCTAAATATTCTTTCATCAACCAAAATTTTGGAATTTATAAAGGGGCTCATATCAGTAATGCAAGAAACTTTGCCGATGCCATCAATAACGGACAATCCTACTTTACAGGTAATTTTGGTTATAAAATAGAGAACCCTAAACAAGAAGTTAGTCATCATATTGCTAAATTGGAGGCTTACAAAAGATTAGGAAAGTTAGGGAAATTTACTTTAGAGTATGCCTTTCAGCAAAATCATAGATTTGAATATGATATTCGCAGAGGAGCATACAATGATAAACCTGCTACCGACCTACTACTAACCACCCAAAGTTTGGCTCTTTATCATCTATTAGAAAGACCCAACTGGCAGTGGGAAACAGGCTTATCAGGAAATTATCAAGTTAATTTTCCCGACCCAAAAACGGAGCGTTCTCGTTTAATACCAGATTACCACAGGTATGATACTGGTGCTTTTTCTATTTTCAAGTATCAAAAAAATCTTTGGAAATGGGAAGCAGCTTTGCGGTACGATATGAATTTCTACGATGTTTATAAATATTACCTTAATAAAGATTGGGCAGCTTATAACCAAGCGTTTCAGCAGTTTGTAATTGAAAGCAAAGGCGTGAAAACATTGGTACGTCCAAAACTTTATTATCATAATATATCAGCATCGCTAGGTATGGAATATCAGCCCACTCGCTTTCTTACTACCAAATTTAATTTGATAAGAAATAGCCGAAGTCCTAATGTTGCAGAATTATTTGCTGATGGGCTACACCACGCTGCTGCCATCATTGAAAAGGGAGATATGATTATCAAAAACGAGGAAACTTACCAAGCCCACCTAAGCATTGGTATAAAAGCCTCCGTTCTTAATGGTTTTAAACTTAATCTTAATCCGTATTATTTCACTTCCGATAGTTTTATTAACCAAACACCTAACGGAGTGGAAAGTACCATTCGTGGGAATTTTCCTGTATGGCAATATCAACAGATTAAAGCAAAAATGTATGGGATAGACATAGATTCAGAACTTAATATCACTCCAAAATTACAATGGAATGGAGCAATGAGCTATGTGTACGGACAAGATTTAACCCATAAAGAACCTCTGATACTTATGCCACCAATGCAGATTAAAAACGCCCTAAGATATGATAGTAAAGGTAAAAAACCGTGGCATATACAAATAGAAAACCTAGTGGTATTTAAGCAGAAAAGATTTCCTATGAGGCTTTTATCCTACGATGTATATGAGAACAATACAATAACCAAAGAGTGGCTAGACATTAGTACACCACCCGCAGGTTATCAAATTTGGAATCTCAATGCTGGAGCAAAGCTCACTAGAAACATTCAGCTTAATTTAAGTGTTAATAATATATTCAACACAACTTATAGAGAATATCTTAATCGTTTAAGATTTTTCTCTGATGCTTTAGGACGAAATATTATTTTCACTTGTCAATTTAATTTTTAA
- a CDS encoding peptide MFS transporter: MKTKHPKGLPFLFFTEMWERFGYYLILGIFVLYMIDPTETGGLAFDDKNADDIFGTFIALTYLTPFLGGFLADRLLGYIKAVYIGGLLMGLGYIGLGVFKDMPMFYTSLGLIIVGNGFFKPSISTLLGNLYSEEPYKANKDAGYNIFYMGINIGAFVCNIIAAFMRNKFGWGEAFITAGVGMFLGLIIFSLGRKHILNANILKPVQEGDTKISAILTKVFLPAILVGVLGWFIPGNIFGADSTDAFIFACIPVIIFYVSLYVKANKEDKAPIGALLAIFAVSLMFWAVFKQNGTALTRWAKYYTDRSVPSVVEKPLADIYLVDTKDYKTQEVPVYDEQYQAVKDAEGNPIKEQGKDIYFRNIDEVQKQKLEANPNDKVYLYNTELFQSINPFWVILLTPVVVGFFVMLRKKGKEPTTPAKIVLGLFISALSCLVMVGAVYAGDNGLVKVSAMWLVAAYGVITVGELCLSPMGLSLVSKLSPPRITALMMGGFFLSTAIGNKLSGVLSSMWYSYDNKANFFLVNFVLLLLATLLGLSILKKLNKAMKE; the protein is encoded by the coding sequence ATGAAAACAAAACATCCTAAAGGGCTACCTTTTTTATTCTTTACCGAAATGTGGGAAAGGTTTGGTTATTATCTTATTTTGGGTATTTTCGTGCTTTATATGATTGACCCTACGGAGACAGGAGGCCTCGCTTTTGATGATAAAAATGCTGATGATATATTTGGAACTTTTATCGCTCTTACCTATCTCACGCCATTTCTTGGAGGTTTTTTAGCGGATAGATTGCTAGGTTATATTAAGGCGGTTTATATAGGAGGATTGCTTATGGGGTTAGGTTATATAGGCTTAGGAGTTTTTAAAGATATGCCCATGTTTTATACCTCATTGGGGCTTATTATTGTTGGGAATGGTTTTTTTAAACCTAGTATTTCTACACTACTTGGGAATTTGTATTCGGAAGAACCTTATAAAGCTAATAAAGATGCGGGATACAATATTTTCTATATGGGAATAAACATTGGTGCTTTTGTCTGTAATATTATTGCGGCGTTTATGAGGAATAAATTTGGTTGGGGAGAGGCCTTTATTACCGCAGGAGTAGGAATGTTTTTGGGACTTATTATCTTTAGTCTGGGTAGAAAGCATATTTTAAATGCTAATATTCTTAAACCTGTTCAGGAAGGTGATACTAAGATTAGTGCCATACTCACAAAAGTATTTTTACCTGCGATTTTAGTGGGAGTGTTAGGTTGGTTTATTCCAGGGAATATCTTTGGAGCAGATAGTACCGATGCGTTTATTTTTGCGTGTATTCCTGTAATTATCTTCTATGTTTCTCTTTATGTGAAAGCTAATAAGGAGGATAAAGCTCCTATTGGTGCGCTTTTAGCGATATTTGCGGTAAGTCTAATGTTTTGGGCTGTGTTTAAGCAAAACGGAACTGCACTTACGAGATGGGCAAAATATTATACTGATAGAAGTGTGCCTTCTGTTGTAGAAAAACCTTTAGCTGACATCTATTTAGTAGATACTAAAGACTACAAAACTCAAGAAGTACCTGTGTATGACGAGCAATATCAGGCAGTAAAAGATGCAGAAGGTAACCCTATTAAAGAACAAGGGAAGGATATCTATTTTAGAAATATAGATGAGGTACAAAAGCAAAAATTAGAGGCTAACCCTAATGATAAGGTTTACCTTTATAATACAGAGTTATTTCAGTCCATCAATCCATTTTGGGTAATTTTGCTTACGCCAGTAGTAGTCGGCTTTTTTGTAATGCTTAGAAAGAAAGGAAAAGAGCCTACAACTCCAGCTAAAATAGTTTTAGGATTATTCATCTCTGCTCTTAGTTGTTTAGTTATGGTAGGTGCAGTATATGCAGGAGATAATGGTTTAGTAAAAGTTTCTGCTATGTGGCTCGTAGCAGCGTATGGTGTAATTACGGTTGGTGAATTATGTTTATCTCCTATGGGGTTATCTTTAGTATCCAAGCTATCACCTCCTAGAATTACAGCTCTGATGATGGGCGGATTTTTCTTATCCACAGCCATAGGTAACAAACTTTCAGGAGTACTATCTAGTATGTGGTATAGCTATGATAACAAAGCCAACTTCTTTTTGGTAAATTTTGTATTGCTTTTACTAGCAACATTGTTAGGGTTATCAATACTGAAAAAATTGAACAAAGCAATGAAAGAGTAA
- the gap gene encoding type I glyceraldehyde-3-phosphate dehydrogenase — translation MSTIKVGINGFGRIGSLVFNAMMERDNIEVVGINDLINAEYMAYMLKYDSVHGKFDGEVSVEGNDLVVNGKRIRVTAEKDPNNLKWNEVGADYIVESTGLFLTKETAQAHINAGAKKVVLSAPSKDDTPMFVMGVNHKDLTADQKIFSNASCTTNCLAPLAKVVHDNFGIVEGLMTTVHATTATQRTVDGPSMKDWRGGRSALLNIIPSSTGAAKAVGKVIPSLNGKLTGMSFRVPTADVSVVDLTVRLEKGASYDEICAAIKAASEGELKGILGYTEDLVVSQDFVGDKRTSIFDKDAGIMLSPNFVKLVSWYDNETGYSNKLTDLLVHSASL, via the coding sequence ATGTCAACAATCAAAGTAGGAATTAACGGTTTCGGAAGAATCGGAAGTTTAGTGTTCAACGCAATGATGGAAAGAGATAACATCGAAGTGGTGGGTATCAATGACCTTATCAATGCGGAATATATGGCGTATATGTTGAAATACGACTCTGTTCACGGAAAATTTGATGGAGAAGTTTCTGTAGAGGGGAATGATTTAGTGGTAAATGGTAAAAGAATCAGAGTAACTGCAGAAAAAGACCCAAACAATCTAAAATGGAATGAAGTAGGTGCTGACTATATCGTAGAATCTACAGGATTGTTCTTAACTAAAGAAACTGCTCAGGCTCACATCAATGCAGGTGCTAAAAAAGTAGTTCTTTCAGCTCCTTCTAAAGATGATACTCCAATGTTTGTAATGGGAGTTAACCATAAAGATTTAACTGCTGACCAAAAAATATTCTCTAACGCTTCTTGTACTACTAACTGTCTTGCACCTTTAGCAAAGGTAGTTCACGATAACTTTGGTATCGTAGAAGGGTTAATGACTACAGTACACGCTACTACTGCAACACAAAGAACGGTAGACGGTCCTTCTATGAAAGATTGGAGAGGTGGTCGTTCAGCACTTCTTAACATTATCCCGTCTTCTACAGGTGCAGCTAAAGCGGTAGGTAAGGTAATTCCTTCGCTTAATGGTAAACTTACAGGTATGTCTTTCCGTGTACCAACGGCTGATGTTTCTGTAGTGGATTTAACAGTGAGATTAGAGAAAGGTGCTTCTTATGATGAAATTTGTGCAGCTATTAAAGCGGCTTCAGAAGGAGAACTTAAAGGTATCCTTGGTTATACAGAAGACTTAGTAGTATCTCAAGATTTTGTTGGAGATAAGAGAACTTCTATCTTTGATAAAGATGCAGGTATTATGCTTTCTCCTAACTTTGTTAAATTAGTATCTTGGTACGATAACGAAACAGGTTATTCTAATAAATTAACAGACTTATTAGTACACTCTGCTTCTTTATAA
- a CDS encoding MIP/aquaporin family protein, protein MTPFIAEIIGTAVLILLGNGVVANVVLNGTKGNSSGWMVITTAWAFAVFAGVTIAGPISGAHLNPAVTLGLAIAGKFDWQEVPIYIAGEMLGAMLGAFLVWVFYKDHFDITEDEGGKLACFSTGPAIRKPLSNLLSEIIGTFLLIFLIFYLANPTFNSDTMGSATIGLGSIGALPVSIIVWVIGLSLGGTTGYAINPARDLGPRIMHAILPIKGSSDWGYAWIPVLGPIIGCALAALCYTALS, encoded by the coding sequence ATGACACCATTTATAGCTGAAATTATAGGAACAGCCGTTCTAATTTTATTAGGAAATGGCGTAGTGGCAAATGTAGTTCTTAACGGAACTAAAGGTAATAGCTCAGGTTGGATGGTTATTACCACAGCGTGGGCATTTGCTGTATTTGCAGGGGTAACTATTGCGGGTCCCATAAGTGGAGCTCACCTTAATCCTGCAGTAACATTAGGGCTGGCTATTGCGGGTAAATTCGATTGGCAAGAGGTGCCTATTTATATAGCTGGCGAAATGTTAGGAGCTATGTTGGGAGCATTTTTGGTTTGGGTCTTCTACAAAGACCATTTTGATATTACAGAAGATGAGGGTGGTAAGTTGGCTTGTTTTAGTACAGGACCAGCGATTAGAAAGCCTTTAAGTAATTTATTATCTGAGATTATAGGAACTTTCTTATTGATATTTTTAATATTTTACTTAGCAAACCCTACTTTTAATTCTGATACTATGGGAAGTGCTACTATTGGTTTAGGCTCAATAGGTGCATTGCCAGTTTCTATTATTGTTTGGGTGATAGGTCTTTCTTTAGGAGGAACTACAGGATATGCAATAAATCCAGCTCGTGATTTAGGACCTCGTATCATGCACGCAATATTACCTATTAAGGGAAGTAGTGATTGGGGCTATGCGTGGATACCAGTGTTAGGACCTATTATTGGTTGTGCATTGGCAGCATTGTGTTATACAGCATTATCGTAA
- the lipA gene encoding lipoyl synthase produces the protein MENNIQENNTVTQKPKWIRVKLPTGKNYRELRTLVDKYKLNTICQSGSCPNMGECWGEGTATFMILGNICTRSCGFCGVKTGKPLDVNWDEPEKVARSIKLMKIKHAVLTSVDRDDLKDMGSILWAETVNAVRRISPTTTMETLIPDFQGITKHIDRIVEVAPEVVSHNMETVKRLTREVRIQAKYERSLEVLRYLKEAGQRRTKTGIMLGLGEEKDEVFQTIEDIRNANVDVITLGQYLQPTKKHLPVKRFITPEEFEEYGAFAKSLGFRHVESSPLVRSSYHAEKHIH, from the coding sequence ATGGAAAATAATATACAAGAAAACAATACCGTAACACAAAAACCAAAATGGATAAGAGTAAAGCTTCCCACAGGTAAAAACTACCGCGAGTTAAGAACCCTTGTGGACAAATACAAACTCAATACTATCTGCCAAAGTGGTTCTTGTCCTAATATGGGCGAATGTTGGGGAGAAGGCACTGCCACTTTTATGATTTTAGGTAATATTTGCACTAGAAGCTGTGGTTTTTGTGGGGTAAAAACAGGAAAACCACTAGATGTTAATTGGGACGAACCAGAAAAAGTAGCTCGTTCTATCAAACTAATGAAAATAAAACATGCCGTGCTTACTTCCGTTGATAGAGATGATTTGAAAGACATGGGCTCTATTCTATGGGCTGAGACGGTAAATGCCGTTCGTAGGATTTCGCCAACCACTACAATGGAAACTCTTATTCCCGACTTTCAAGGAATTACAAAGCATATCGACCGTATAGTAGAAGTGGCTCCAGAAGTGGTTTCACACAATATGGAAACGGTAAAAAGACTTACCAGAGAAGTAAGGATACAGGCAAAATATGAAAGAAGCCTAGAAGTTTTAAGATATCTGAAAGAAGCAGGACAACGCCGTACCAAAACAGGAATAATGCTAGGTTTAGGGGAAGAGAAAGATGAAGTTTTCCAAACTATTGAGGATATTAGAAATGCAAATGTAGATGTTATCACACTTGGACAGTATTTACAACCCACAAAAAAACATTTGCCTGTAAAAAGGTTTATCACTCCAGAAGAGTTTGAAGAGTATGGTGCGTTTGCAAAGAGCCTAGGATTTCGCCATGTTGAGAGTTCTCCACTTGTAAGAAGTTCTTACCATGCAGAAAAGCATATCCATTAA
- the pfkA gene encoding 6-phosphofructokinase, translated as MSESKLKRIGVLTSGGDSPGMNAAIRAVVRTAHYYGIECMGIREGYNGLIEGNMIKMGPRSVKNIINQGGTILKSARSKEFRTVEGRLKAFEQCQKHEIGALVCIGGDGTFTGAKVFNEEHGIKVVGVPGTIDNDIFGTDFTIGYDTALNTAVEAIDKIRDTATSHNRVFFVEVMGRDAGFIALNSGIASGAIDILIPERKDSLEEMFENFHNAQKRGKTSSIVVVAEGEQLASTYELAEKTQKEFPDYDIRVAILGHIQRGGMPSCADRVLASRLGYGAVEGLRKGLTNVMAGIRANQLVFTPIEDAIKKHNEINQDLLKISEILAM; from the coding sequence ATGTCAGAATCAAAGTTGAAAAGGATAGGAGTTCTTACTTCTGGAGGGGATTCTCCAGGTATGAATGCGGCGATAAGGGCAGTGGTAAGAACGGCTCATTATTATGGTATAGAATGTATGGGGATTAGAGAAGGGTACAATGGGCTTATAGAAGGGAACATGATTAAAATGGGACCTAGGTCTGTTAAGAATATTATTAACCAAGGTGGTACAATTCTAAAATCAGCAAGGTCTAAAGAGTTTAGAACAGTAGAGGGTAGACTAAAGGCTTTTGAACAATGCCAAAAGCATGAAATTGGAGCTTTGGTTTGTATTGGTGGAGATGGTACTTTTACAGGAGCAAAAGTTTTCAACGAAGAGCATGGTATCAAGGTTGTGGGTGTACCTGGAACTATTGATAATGATATCTTCGGTACAGATTTTACAATAGGCTATGACACGGCTCTTAACACGGCTGTGGAAGCTATAGACAAAATAAGAGATACAGCAACCTCTCATAACAGAGTGTTTTTTGTGGAAGTAATGGGGAGAGATGCAGGTTTTATAGCACTTAATAGCGGTATTGCTTCGGGAGCTATAGACATTTTGATACCAGAGAGAAAGGATAGCCTAGAGGAAATGTTTGAGAATTTCCATAATGCTCAAAAACGAGGCAAAACATCGTCTATTGTTGTGGTGGCAGAGGGTGAGCAGTTGGCTTCTACCTATGAGTTAGCCGAGAAAACTCAAAAAGAATTCCCTGATTATGACATTAGAGTGGCTATTCTAGGGCATATCCAAAGAGGCGGAATGCCTAGCTGTGCTGATAGAGTGCTGGCGAGTAGATTGGGGTATGGTGCGGTAGAAGGGCTTAGAAAAGGTCTTACTAATGTGATGGCAGGTATCAGAGCCAATCAGCTAGTTTTTACTCCAATAGAAGATGCTATTAAAAAGCACAACGAAATCAATCAAGATTTACTGAAGATATCAGAAATTTTGGCGATGTAA
- a CDS encoding RNA polymerase sigma factor, with translation MEDKFLLDLIEKAKNKDQKSQTKLINKFWVSVFSFVMKKVKNETEADEITVNVFSKVLSKIDLYDPNFQFKTWVLTIAQNTIIDYWRKKSRDSETSIEYMEEFRNTLVKSPEELLISEEEDKEIIKVIESLETNYQEIINLRFFEEKSIKEISDILNISVSNTKVRIMRAKKVLKELLKNNINGK, from the coding sequence GTGGAAGACAAGTTTTTATTAGACCTCATCGAAAAAGCAAAGAATAAGGACCAAAAATCCCAGACCAAACTTATCAATAAGTTTTGGGTAAGCGTTTTTTCTTTTGTGATGAAAAAGGTAAAAAATGAGACAGAAGCTGACGAAATCACAGTAAATGTATTCTCTAAAGTACTATCAAAAATAGACCTTTACGATCCTAATTTCCAATTTAAAACTTGGGTACTTACCATAGCCCAAAATACCATAATAGACTATTGGAGAAAAAAAAGTAGGGATAGTGAAACATCAATAGAATACATGGAGGAATTTAGAAACACTTTAGTAAAATCTCCTGAAGAGTTACTAATTTCCGAAGAAGAAGATAAAGAAATCATCAAAGTTATAGAATCTTTAGAGACTAATTATCAGGAAATTATCAATCTAAGATTTTTTGAAGAAAAAAGTATTAAAGAAATTTCGGATATATTGAATATTTCGGTTTCTAATACTAAAGTAAGAATAATGAGAGCTAAAAAAGTATTAAAAGAACTACTCAAAAACAACATCAATGGAAAATAA
- a CDS encoding trigger factor has translation MKVTSKNHDEVSALLTVTLDKKDYKDKVEKQLINYAKNATIPGFRKGKAPLGMIKRQYEAGLTYEEINKQVSEGLNNYINENKLRLLGQPVPVPVEELDTNQEQLELSFEVGFEPSFNIDLAKYEAPHYKIEASDKEVGQSIENMQKRFAEREAQEKITKDSYISLEVSQVVEEDAEGEHNHAPKHVVINAENKAAFELVKKLKKDESVKVSKEELTKDEDLAKFLGFAKEEAEHLHHNEVEVTVKDIYKLNLAELNQELFDSVYGKDTVKSEEELKAKVKSELDEYFQQNADVHFVNKVLEQITEKEEVKLPEAFLIKWLMFSNPNIATEEQAKEIFEAEKNQIKYQVIEGKLMSDNDVKIDYADVLAQAEQLVRNQLAIYGIHHLSDEEIQKYAVEMLKNQEQVRQISSEVAMAKLKDVILEKASKKESKISHDDFLKEIQG, from the coding sequence ATGAAGGTTACGAGTAAAAATCACGATGAAGTAAGCGCTTTGCTTACAGTAACTTTGGATAAAAAAGATTACAAAGACAAAGTTGAAAAACAGTTAATTAACTACGCTAAAAACGCTACTATTCCTGGTTTTAGAAAAGGTAAAGCTCCACTAGGAATGATTAAAAGACAGTACGAAGCTGGATTAACTTACGAGGAAATCAACAAGCAAGTTTCAGAAGGTCTTAATAACTATATCAACGAAAATAAACTAAGACTATTAGGACAGCCTGTACCAGTTCCTGTAGAGGAGCTAGACACTAATCAAGAGCAGTTAGAACTTTCTTTTGAAGTAGGTTTTGAACCAAGTTTCAACATTGATTTAGCAAAATACGAAGCTCCTCACTACAAGATAGAGGCTTCTGATAAAGAAGTAGGGCAAAGCATAGAGAATATGCAAAAGAGATTTGCAGAAAGAGAAGCTCAAGAAAAAATAACTAAAGATTCTTACATCTCTCTAGAGGTTTCTCAAGTAGTGGAAGAAGATGCAGAAGGTGAACACAACCACGCTCCTAAACATGTTGTCATCAACGCAGAGAACAAAGCAGCTTTTGAATTAGTTAAAAAACTTAAAAAAGATGAGTCTGTAAAAGTTTCTAAAGAAGAACTTACAAAAGACGAAGATTTAGCTAAGTTTTTAGGATTTGCTAAAGAAGAAGCAGAACATCTACATCACAATGAGGTTGAAGTAACTGTAAAAGATATTTACAAACTTAACTTAGCTGAACTAAACCAAGAGTTATTTGACTCTGTTTACGGTAAAGATACTGTGAAGTCTGAAGAAGAGCTTAAAGCTAAAGTAAAATCTGAATTAGACGAATATTTCCAACAGAATGCAGATGTACATTTTGTAAATAAGGTATTGGAGCAAATCACCGAGAAAGAAGAAGTAAAACTTCCAGAGGCATTCTTAATTAAGTGGTTAATGTTCTCTAATCCAAATATTGCAACAGAGGAACAAGCTAAAGAAATATTTGAAGCGGAAAAGAACCAAATTAAATATCAAGTTATAGAAGGCAAATTAATGTCTGACAATGATGTTAAGATAGATTATGCTGATGTTTTAGCTCAAGCTGAACAATTAGTAAGAAATCAGTTAGCTATTTACGGTATCCACCATCTTTCTGATGAGGAAATCCAAAAGTACGCTGTAGAAATGCTTAAAAACCAAGAGCAAGTAAGACAAATATCTTCAGAAGTAGCTATGGCTAAACTAAAAGATGTTATCTTAGAGAAAGCTTCTAAAAAGGAAAGTAAAATCTCTCATGATGATTTCTTAAAAGAAATCCAAGGTTAA
- a CDS encoding NUDIX hydrolase: protein MKIDKINIRVYGICLNDESEILALEEKYAGEDLTKLPGGGLEYGEGLLDCLRREFWEELNLTVESAQHFYTQEDFLVSKFRDNEQLLTVYYLVEIEDLTSLKIKEPSIENIKWVALKDQCPFKLPIDKRVFEKLKVIYS, encoded by the coding sequence ATGAAAATAGACAAAATAAATATTCGAGTTTATGGCATCTGTCTGAATGACGAATCTGAAATTTTAGCTTTAGAGGAGAAATATGCTGGAGAAGACCTCACCAAACTCCCTGGCGGTGGACTAGAATACGGAGAAGGACTGCTAGATTGTCTCCGAAGAGAATTTTGGGAAGAGCTAAATTTAACAGTAGAATCAGCCCAACATTTCTACACACAGGAAGATTTTTTAGTTTCTAAATTCAGAGATAACGAACAATTACTTACAGTCTATTATTTGGTAGAAATAGAAGATTTAACATCGCTAAAAATAAAAGAGCCTAGTATAGAAAATATCAAATGGGTAGCTCTAAAAGACCAATGCCCTTTTAAGCTACCCATTGATAAAAGAGTTTTTGAAAAACTAAAAGTTATTTATTCTTAA
- a CDS encoding septal ring lytic transglycosylase RlpA family protein gives MMKRTILVIIMIISFVGVYSFKSNNDETGSSYASYYHDKFNGRKTASGEIFNNNELTAAHKRLPFGTLVEITNLRTGKSVVVRVNDRGPYVKGRSFDLSKAAYNAIGDHRRGTMPITYKVLSEDEI, from the coding sequence ATGATGAAAAGAACAATTCTCGTAATCATAATGATTATTTCTTTTGTAGGAGTTTATTCGTTTAAAAGTAATAATGATGAAACAGGCAGTAGCTACGCTTCTTATTACCACGATAAATTTAATGGAAGAAAAACAGCAAGTGGCGAAATTTTCAACAATAACGAACTTACTGCCGCTCATAAGAGATTACCATTCGGAACATTGGTAGAAATAACTAACCTTAGAACGGGGAAAAGTGTAGTAGTTAGGGTAAATGATAGAGGACCTTATGTTAAAGGACGCTCTTTTGACCTCAGCAAGGCTGCTTATAATGCTATAGGAGACCACAGAAGAGGTACAATGCCTATTACTTATAAAGTCCTAAGTGAAGACGAAATTTAA